The genomic interval AAGGCAAGCAATTCTGAAGTACATCATGGCCAACTTCAACGTCGGAAAAGATGCCAAGTCAGTAAATGCTCATTTAAAACTTGCACTCAGAGCCGGAGTTAAGAACAACAGTTTGAAGCAGTCCAAGGGAACTGGAGCATCCGGATCTTTCAGAATTGGAGAGGCTAAAGTAGTTAAAAAGAAGCCAGCAaaggcaaagaaagcagccaaacCTAAGGCCGCCAAGCCTAAGAAGGCAAAGAGCACACCCAAGAAGAAGAAgccagcagcaaagaaaccagctggagaaaaaaaggctgccaaaccaaaggcaaaaaaaccagcagcaaagaaagcagccaagccaaagaagccagCAGCCAAGTCACCAGCAAAAAAGAAGGCAGCCAAACCAAAAGCCAAGAAGAccccaaagaagaagtaaactgTTCCAGACTTCAGTCTGCAGAGGCTATTCAGCCACCAAAAgccttttaagggctacccaatttattcaaaaagaatctacaattgttgtacattagttatcaaactaaatctagctgagccctacccttttctttacttttctctgaactttgc from Mytilus edulis unplaced genomic scaffold, xbMytEdul2.2 SCAFFOLD_1886, whole genome shotgun sequence carries:
- the LOC139509084 gene encoding histone H1-beta, late embryonic-like; the protein is MANFNVGKDAKSVNAHLKLALRAGVKNNSLKQSKGTGASGSFRIGEAKVVKKKPAKAKKAAKPKAAKPKKAKSTPKKKKPAAKKPAGEKKAAKPKAKKPAAKKAAKPKKPAAKSPAKKKAAKPKAKKTPKKK